AGAAGAATTAGTAGAATTAATATTAAAGAAAATAGACGGAATAACTAGTATAGTTCAAAACATAAACTCTAAAAAAACTAATGTAATATTAGGATTAGAAAACATAACTTTATATGGAAAGGACTATATAAGTGACTATATAGGTGAATTTAAATTTAATATATCACCGTTATCCTTCTTTCAGGTTAATCCAATACAAACAGAAGTATTGTACAATAAAGCATTGGAATATGCAGCATTAACAGGAAATGAAGTAGTATTTGATGCTTACTGTGGAACAGGAACAATATCACTATTCCTATCTAAAAATGCAAAAAAAGTATATGGTGTAGAAATAGTAGATGCAGCTATTGAAAATGCAAAAATAAATGCAAAAGAAAACAACGTAGATAATGCTGAATTTATAGTTGGTAAATCAGAAGAAGTTATACCAAACTTAATTAATCAAGGAATAAAGGCTGATGTAGTTGTAGTAGATCCACCAAGAAAAGGCTGTGATAAAGCACTACTAGATGCCATAGGAAACATGAAACCAGACAGAATAGTATATGTATCCTGCGATCCAGGCACACTTGCAAGGGACTTAGCCATTTTAGGTGAATTAGGATATGCAACTAAAGAAGTTCAACCAGTTGACATGTTCCCTCAAACAGGTCATGTTGAGTGCGTAGTGAAGCTGGAAAGAAAATAATTAGTTTTTAATACGTTTTTATGCAAGTTATAATATATACAAAAATAATGTTCGTAGGTGATAAAATGAGCTTAAGTATAAAATGTAAAGAAGATTTACTCCAATTTTTTATAGATGAATTAGGTTATAAAAATAATCCATATTTTAATTATGATAAATCAAAAATTAAACTTAATAGTATTGATGAAATTAAAAGTGTACATCTTTTAAGTGATACGTTAGATTTTAAGATATGGATTTTTGAAATGGAAGTTATAAAAACTGATACAATGAATAAGGTTGCAAGTAAATTATATAATAGTAACCCGTTTGAATATAATTTATTAATTTTTTCTAATAAAACATATAGTGAAATAACATTTTTACATTATTATAAGGAGGAAAAAGAAAAATTAAAGATAAGAAGACTTAATATTGAAGACTGTCGGTTTACAAGGACTGATTTGGATATTTTATATTCAATAGGTATTAAAAATAAAAAAGTTATAGATGATCTTGATATAGAATTAGAGTATAGAAAAGCATTTGATATAGAGGAAGTTACCAAGAAATTTTTTGCTGAATTTAAAAGAGAAATTGACAATATTGAAAAGCATGTATATGGACTTGAAAATAAACAAGATAGAAGAAACTATGCTGTTCTTTTAGCAAGCAGACTAGTGTTTTTATATTTTATTCAAAAGAAAAAATGGCTTAATGGAAAAAAAGACTTTTTATTTGATAGGTACAAGTACTGTATAAATTCAACACCACAATTAAATTATTTTAATGAAATACTAGAACCTTTGTTTTTTGATTGCTTAAATACACCAATGGATGTAGGAATGATAAAAAATAGAAGTGAAAAAGCTAAAAAGTTATATGAAAATTTTGAATCACAGACAGATATAATATGTGATTCTCAGTATCAAGGAATTCCATATTTAAATGGTGGATTATTTGAAAGACATCCTAAGTATGAGATTGATACAAAAATAAGCATAGAAAATAATGTTTTTAAAGAAATTCTTGAAAATTTGTTGGAAAAATACAATTTCACAGTAAGAGAAGATTTGGGATATGATGCAGATGTAGCTGTGGACCCAGAACTGTTAGGAAGAATATTTGAAAATATGATAAATTCAGAGGAAAGAAAAACTACAGGTAGTTTTTATACCCCAAGAGCAATTATTAGTTATATGTGCAAACAAAGTATAAAAGAATATTTAATTCAGAATTTAAAAAATATACAGTCTCAAAAGATTATTTATTTGATTGATAGCATAGAAGAAGAAGGAATATACTCAAAAGATAGAACTATAACAGTAAATAAAACGACAAAGGGAAAAACTATTGTTGATGGAAGTACATATTTAATGACAAAAGATGAAATGCAGCGCATAATTATTTTACTTGATAATGTAAAAATTTGCGATCCGTCAGTTGGGTCAGGTGCGTTTATATTGGGAATGTTGCAATTGCTTGTTATATTAAAGAAAAAGTTAAATTATTATTGTTATAATAAAAATATAGATTTATATGAAACTAAAAAAGAGATAATAAAAAATAATTTATATGGAGTTGATATACAGGAAGGGGCAACGGAGATTGCACATTTAAGATTATGGCTTTCTTTAGCGGTCGAATATGATGCTAAATCTATAGAAGATATAAAACCACTTCCAAATTTAACATATAAAATTATGCAGGGAAATAGTTTAATATCTGAATTTGAAGGTATTGACTTTGATGAAAGAATATTTAGCATTAAAAATAACATACATCAATTAACTTTGTTTCCGGAAATATTTAGGGAACATTTTAGTATAATAATTCAAAATAAAGAGCAATATTTTTCAGCAACTGCAAATAAAAAACAACTTGAAAAAAAGATATTTGAATCCGAATTTAATTTAATAAAGGAAATACTTAAGCAGGTAAATAAATTTGAATCTGATGAACAAGTTGAAGAAATGTTAAGATATCAAAAAGATATGTTTTTTTCATGGGGATTAAATTTTTCGGATGTTTTTGTAAATAAAGATAATAATGATAGAGGATTTGACATTATCATTGGTAATCCACCTTATGTAAATACAAAGGATGTAAATAAACTAGAGTACAAGAAGGTTTTGGAGAAAACATATGGTTTTAGAGATGATTTATACAATCACTTTACGTTTAAAGGGTTTAGATTACTTAAAGAAAATGGAACATTAGCATTTATTACATCAAATACATTTTTAACTATTCAAACAAAATTAAATATGAGGCAATTACTTCAAGAAAAGCATTTAAAAGAACTTATTATAACACCTAAAGCGTTTCAGGCTTTAGTTGATACTGCTATATTTATAGTAAGAAATAAAGATATTAAAAGTAGCTATGAATTTGACTTTATAGATGCTACAAAGGCGTCGGTGGAAGACTTTTACAATATGGATTCATTGTTTTTAAAAAATGACATTATTAATAAATACAATGTAGAAATAAAAATATTTAGAAATAATCTTATGAAAGTATTTTTTAAACCAGATAATATAAATATGCAGATTTATAAAAAGCATATTTCAAAAATTAAAAAGCTTTATGATATGTGGTGGAATAAAATAAGCACAAGTAGGGAGATCAAAAATAATAAAAATGAATTAAATGAATATAGAGAAAATTTAAAAGCAGGGGACTTTACTTTACTTGGATTAATTACTGATGGTGGAGTTGGACTTCAAACAGGGGATAATGGAAAATTTGTTGGAGTTATAGAAGGAAGCAAGTGGGCTGAAAAAATTAAGCAGTCTAGAATTAAGAAATTCTATGAAGCAATAATTAAAAAACAAATAAATAGGCAAAAGTTCATAGAAATTTATCCTCAATACTCTAAGATTACAACTAAAAATAATGTTGAAGAATTTTTAAAAGGTTTATCTGAATATGAAATAAGAAGTCTTTTTGATGATTTAAAAGAGAAATTTGGTAGGGATGTTTTTGGGCAAGGATATTTATTCAGGATTATATCTAAAGAAGAAATTGCTGATATATATAAATTAACTGATGAAGAAAAAACTATTGGAATTCTTGATGATAAAAGAATATATGCACCTTATGATAAAGGCGATAAAGATGGAAATAGATGGTATTTAGAAACTCCTTATTATATAAATTGGAGTAAGCCAAGTGTTGAATTTTTAATGAATAATTCGGGAAAAAAAGGATCAGGAATGCCAGTAGTTAGAAATAAGGATTATTATTTTAGAGAAGGTTTTTGTTGGACAGATGTGAATTCAGTATATTTAAAATCAAGGATAAAAACAATAAGTGTTCATGATGTTTTAAGTATGAGCTTATTTAGTATGCTAAAAGATAATGTTATTACTGAAAAATATATAGTATCTTTAATTAATTCTAAATTTATGAGCGAATTTGTTCAAGAATTTTTAAATGGTACTTCACATTTTCAAATTAATGATGCTAGAAAAGTACCAGTAATTATTCCAAATAAAAAACAATTAACTTATATAAATAATATAGTTGATGAAGCTATGCAAATTAAGAAGAAACAATTTAATGGAGAAATATCTGAAAAGGAAACTAAAGATAAGTTAGATGAGATTCAACAAAAGGTAGATGACTTTGTGTATAAACTTTATGGCATAAATATTTAGGAGTGAATATTATGGCGGAAATACCTGAAATAATTGATAATAGAAAATATAAGTTAAAAGATGTAATTAATCAAATTATAAAATATTCAGTAAAAGCTAGAATAGCAGCAGGATATTTTTATTTGAATGGATTTGAACTAGTAAAGGAAAATATAGGCGAAAATTGTACTCTTGATATTATTATTGGAACTGAAACTGATGAATTAACTGCTGCTACAATTGAAGAGGGTTATGCAAAAAAAAGCATAAATCCTCTTTCAGATTATATTGCACATTCTATGGAAAAATCTTTTCATAATATAAATGAAGAACAAGAAGAAAGAATATACGATTTATCAGAAATGATAAAAGCAGGTAGAGTTAATTTTAAGATATATACTAAAGAAAAATTTCATTCTAAGGCTTATATTTTTGATGTTGAATACAATGATGGAGATGTTAAAGATAGTTATGCAATTATTGGTTCAAGTAATTTCACAAAAAGGGGATTTGGAGCTGAGACATGTGCTGGAAGTAATACAGAATTAAATGCAGTATTAAGACAACACTCTGCAATAAATGAAGTTAAAAAGTGGTATGAAGATATTTGGAATGAATCAGAAGATTTTAACATGGAACTTTTGGATATCATAGAGAGAAATTTAAAAGTAGAAAAGCTTACATATTCACCAATGGATATAATTTTAAAGACATTATATAATCTTTATAAAGATGATAATACATTTGAAGAGGTAAAAAATTTAAATTTACATGAATTAACAGAGTTTCAAGCTTTTGCTGTAAAAAGAGCCATTAGAATTTTAAATAAGTATAATGGGGTAATAATAGCTGATAGTGTAGGATTAGGTAAAACATATGTAGCAAAAGGGTTACTAAAATACTTTGAAAATATAGAAAATGATACATTAATTATATGTCCAGCTTCATTAAAAAATATGTGGACTACTGAATCCAAAAATTTATCTATAGGAGTAAATGTTATTAGTCAAGAAAGCATAGGGGTAAATGGTATTGATTTTAGAATAGTAAATAATGTACAGTCTATAATAATTGATGAAGCACATAATTTTAGAAATGAAAATGCAAGTAGATTTAAGGAATTAATAAAAGGTACAATGGGAAAAAAAATAGTTGAACTAACAGCTACACCTATAAATAACTCAATATTTGATTTATATAATATAATGACTTTATTTGTAAAAGAAGATGAATTCAAAGAAAAGTTTGGAATTCCGAGGCTTAGAGACTTATTTAATAATTATCCTCAAAATAAAGATAAGGTTGAAAATATTTTAAGTGAGATATTGATAAGACGAAGCAGAAGCTTTATAAGAAAAAAATATGGGAAAAACAATGAGTTGATAATAAATTGTAAAAAATTAAAGTTCCCTTCAAGAAAAATAGAAAATATTAATTATTCAATAGCAAATGTATATGGTTCAAATTTGTATGAAGACATATCAGAAAAATTACAAAATTTAAATTTGCCGGTTATAACAGATGAAAAATTATCTTCAAAACAAATTGCGTTAATGATTGGTCTAATTAGAAAAATGTTCCTTAAAAGGTTGGAAAGTTCTATTGAAGCATTTAGAGAATCAATTAAAAAGCAAATTAAATACTGTGATATTTTAATTGATTCAATAAATCAAGGGTATTTAGTATCTAAAAAATATATTATGTCAGATAGTGTGGAGGACTTCTATCAAATTGATGAATTTAATAAAATAGAATTATCACAATATGATGGAGATGTAGAAAAACTAATTAGTAATATAAAAAGTGATTATTATGATTTTAAATATATTCTAGAGAAAATTGAAAATATAAACGAAAAAAAAGATGCAAAACTCCAAATGTTAATAAATAAGCTACAGTGGGATCTAAAAGGAAAAAAGGTAATTATATTTACAGAGTTTAAAGATACAGCTAAATATATATATAATTATATTAAAAATAATATAAATGTAGAAGTAGCTGAATTAGATAGTAGTAATAAGATGAGTAAAATAAAAATAGTAAATCGTTTTGCACCTAAAGCCAATAATTATGAACTCGCAATTAATGAAAAAGAGATAGATGTTTTAGTTAGCACAGATGTTTTAGCTGAAGGTCAAAATCTCCAAGATTGTAATATTATTATAAATTATGATTTATCATGGAACCCAGTGAAGATTATTCAAAGGGAAGGTAGAATAGATAGAATTACTACAGAATTTGATAAAATATTTATTTACAATTTTATGCCTGAAGATAAATTAGAAAACTTGCTTAACTTAGTTGATAAAATTAATATTAAGATAAAATACATAAATGAAACTGTAGGAAATGAGAGTAAAATACTTACTTCTACAGAGTTAACAAATGATAAAATATTTAATGATGAAGAAGATACTGAAACATTAAGAAAACTAAAAAATAAAGAAAATAAATCGGAAATTATAAATGATATAGAAAATAAACAAGACAATATTTTACCGTCAGAAGAGGAGATGCAAGAAGATTATAAAAACTACTTATTTAACAACACAGATAATATTAAAAAAGTTAACCAAATGGGGGATGGAATATATTCAATAAAAACTTCAACAGAAAATAAAGGAATATATATGTATTATAAAGTTGGAAAAGAAAATTATTTGTTATTTTATGATATATTAACTGATGAATTTATAACTAATAAAGCTAAGATATATAGTATTATTTCTTCAGGTAATTTTTTAGAATTTAAACCTATAAGGAAAAAGATTCCTATTGATGTAGAAGGAATTCTTGAAAAAGGTAGAAAAATTGTATGTGAAAAAGTACAAGACATAATACAAAGTCAAATAGCTCCAACTGAAATTGGTAAAGTTCAAAGAGAAGTAGCTGAACGTATTGAGAATATGTTTTTAAAGGCAAAATATAGAAGTAGGATTACTAGTGAACAAAGACTTATAAGAAAAAAGATAAGAAAGCCACTTCATAAAGGTACAATTATGAAATTAAAGTCATTGAAAATAGAGCAGTTTAATGATGATGAACTTATGGATAGATTAGATGAGATTTTAAGTTATATAGACTTAGATCAAGAAGATAAAAAATTAAGTAGTAGAGATGAAGAGGTAAAATTAGTTTGTTATGAAATATTATTGTAAAATAATTCAGTGGTAACTTAAGGTGTAATATGTAAAATTTTAAAGACATTTCTGCTTTTAGTGGAAATGTCTTTAGTTATTTATAAATAAAATCATTTAAATAATAAAGGTATAAAAAGCTAAATAGTAAATCTATATGAAAGATTAATTGGGTATTTAACTCCCCACAACATAGATTTTAAAATCTATGTTGTGGGGAGTTTTTTATGAAAAACATAAATAAATATTTTAAAAAAATTTTACACATTTTATGCACTTCGATTGTTATACATTATGGAGAGATAATAACCGCTAAGAAATGTTAAAAATGTGGATATATATTCTTCAAAATATTTAATTTGTTAGGAGGATACAGTAATGGGTTTAAAATTAGAAAATGTTACAAAGTCTTATGGCAACAATGTAATACTGGACAACATTAATCTTGAACTTGAAAATGGTATTTATGGACTTTTAGGAGCTAATGGTGTTGGAAAAACTACTTTGTTTAAGGTAATTAGTGGTTTTTTAACGGATTACAAAGGAAAGGTAGTTTATCCTAAACTTAATGATAAAAATGAAACTTTATTAGGATTTCTGCCACAAAGTTTTACTGGTTATCCAGAGATGGCTGTTCAGGAATTTTTGAAGTATATAGGAGGTATTAAGGCTAATGCTTCAAAAAATATAATCAATAAAGAAATTGATGAAAAACTAGAGTTGTTTGGTTTAACGGATTTTAAAAATAAGAAACTTAAAACTTTATCTGGTGGACAGCTAAGAAGAGTAGGTCTTGCTCAAGCTTTTTTATTAAATCCCAAAATTGTAATGCTTGATGAACCTACAACAGGACTTGATCCAACAGAAAGAATAAGGTTTAAAAATTATATTTCAGAGTTTGGTCGAGAGCAAACAATATTAGTTTCTACGCATATTGTTAGTGATTTAGAATTTATAGCAAAAGAAATATTTATATTGAAAGATGGTAACTTTGTAATGAAAGGAAACGAAAAACAATTAGTTGAACGTTGCAATAATCTTGTGTGGGAAGCAAGTTTCAAAAATGAAATGGAATTACATAATCGCCTAAAGGATTATACTATTTCAATGATTTATGATGATGGTGGAATAACAAAGGCTAGAGTTGTTAGTGAGAAACCTCCTGTACCTAATGCCATAAACGTAGTTCCAACTTTAAATGACATATATCTTTTTAATTTTAAAAAGGAGGCACAAGCTAATGCTAAATGAGCTTAAAAAATTTACAAGCAAACTTCATATAAAAATTTTAATTTTACTTGTTATTTTAGTATCAATTGCTACAGCACATTCCGCTAGTAATAGTAATTGCTTTTTTGTACTAAAATCTACAGATTCTAAAATGATAGAAGGTAAAGCTGCAATACCTTTAATGAAAGAACAATATAAGAATACTAAGGGAATTCTTACAATAGATACACTTAATAAGGCTTTAAAATATTATAAGTCAAAGCCAGATTGTGAAACAGCATTTTTAGAAACAGATATTAAGTATCCGGTGGTTTTGCATTTAATGGAAAAAGCTTATATATATGATGATACACAAGAATCATTCATATTTCAAAAAGAATCAGCTGTCTTTCATAAACTGAAGGACATGAATGATTTTTACACTAGAAATATAAAAGTAATTACAGAAAAGCTAAATAATGAAAAAAATAACTATGAATCTTGGGAAAAAAATATTATTATTGAAAAAGCAAAAAATATTAATAAACCATTTAATATTGATTTTAATAAACACTGGGAACTAGTATATACATGTTTTATAATTTGTTTTATGGTCATTGCTATTTCTGCTATTGTAATAGGTTCACGCTTATTTTCTTATGAAAAAGACAAAAATATGGATGTTTTATTGGTTTCTCTTGGAGATGAATCTCTTAGAAAAATTGGAATAAATAAGATAAAAGCATTGATTACTTTTTTAACAGTTGAGCTTTTAATAAGCGTAAGTATAGTATCAGTTATGATGTTTTCAAATACTGGAATTAGTGCTTGGAATAGTCAAATACAAATAAAATATTTTACTTCAATATACAATTTGACCTTTGGACAAGCATACTTATTAATTATATTTACTGGATGGGTTAGTATTATAGCTATAGGAATGTTTACTGCAACTTTAAATGCTTATAAGCAAAAATCTTATACTACCTTATTTCTTGGAGTTATTATAACGTTTATTCCAATGATTGCTGTAAAATTAGATATGTTTCCAGTTATTATAACAAAGTTTTTTAAGATGCAACCAATAAATGCATTTTCTATCATTGGAAATTTAGAATCCCTTCAAATATTTAATTTTATATTTTTTCATGCACTTACTATGACTGCTATTATTGTTAACGCTATGATAATTTTAGGAATTTGTATATTTATATCACCCCGTCTGTTTTTTGCCAAAATAAAAAATGCATAAGATATTTTATTATTTAAATATCAAAGGGAGGTAGATTATGTTTTCTGAAATGAAGAAGTTTTATAAAAATACAGCTATAATAATTTCTCTTGTTTTATCGGTAGTATTAGCAATAGGAATGCCTATTTTATTTATATATGATTATGCAAGTTACGACTATTCTAATGGAAAGGAAGTTGTAATAGAAGGTGTTAAGGGACTTAATTATAGAAAACAACAGATGCAAAAAGTTTCTGGAATTTTGAGTACAGATAAACTGAATAAAGCCCTTAATTTTTATAAATCTCAGCCAAAAGGAGATGATGCATATTTTAAAATAGAAGACAAATATCCTGGAATGTATTCTTTTTTAAAGGATGCATATGCGCCTTATGGAAGTGGAAGTTCATTTGATGTTAGTAGTATACAAAATGCTGATAATTTTTACAACAAAAGTACAGAAAGAGTAGAAGAAAAGATAAATTTATTTGGTAAGAATGTTATTTCCACAAGTGAAAAGCAAGAAGGAATAAATAGGGCAGCTAGTATAAGTAAACCCTATAATATTGAATTTGTTGATCAATGGACAATTTTAATTAAGTCCTTACTATTAGTATATATATTTATAATTTTATCTGGAATTTTAATATCAAATCAGCTTTTCTCATTCGAGAAAGAAAATAATATGGATATTATATTAAATTCTGCAGGTAGAAAAAAACTTGTAAGCATAGGATTAAGAAAAATATTTGCTATGATAGCTTACTTGACTTTAGAATTTATACTATGTACTGTTATTTGTACAACTATTATTGTTGGAATGTTTGGTGCTAGTGGTTGGAACTGTCAAATACAAATCTTACCGAAATTTTTTGCAAATATATATAATTGGTTTATTGGAAAGATGTTTATTAATCATTTTATAATTGCTTGGATAAGCATATTATCTGTAGCACTTATTGGAGCATTTATCAATTCTATCATACAAAAAACATATGCATCATTGACAATAGCGGCATTTTTAACAGTTACTCCAATGTTTTTAAAAAACAATACACTAGTATCGGCAAAAATTCAAAGATATTTATGTGTACAACCTATAAATGGAGTTAGTTTGGTTCCTTTTATGAATAGCTTATTAATCTATCAATTAGGATCGTATAAAGCGCTTACTGCATATGTAATTTTGCTTATTTCCATACTTTGTTCAATCACAGGAATAATATTTTCACCTATCATATTTTCAAAAAGAATAAATAAAAATGCTTAAATAAATATTAGTCAAGACCTAAAATTGTTAAAAAAGTACACATTTTAGATACTTCAATTTAGGAGGGACAGTTATGGAAATTATAGAAGGTGTATTTAAATGGGAACGTTAATAAAATATGAACTTAGAAAAATTTTTAAGACAAGAAGTACTAAGGTTTCTTTAATAGTTATTCTATTATTGATGGCATGTTCGGTGGTCTCCAATATAAAACATAGATTGTATGTGGATGAAATGGGTAATGAGATTCATGGATTAAAGGCTATTGAATTAAAAAGAGAACAAGTAACAAAGCATGCTGGATATTTATCAGAAGATAAATTAACAAATATATTTAATGATTATCAGAAGATAAATAAGGACAGTAAAAGTTATAAGCCTAATTCAAAGTGGTTAAAGGATGAAGTTTTTGGAAAGTATATTATGAATAAAGATGAAATTTTAGATCTTATACGTCAAGATTTTTCTTATGCTGATAAGTACAATTATGATATTGATTCATTATCAAATAAAGATATAAAAAGTTTTTATAAAAGACGTGACACAAAAATCAAAGAAATATTAAATAAGAAGTATTCACATGGAAGTTATTCAGAAAGTGAGAAAAAATATGTATGCGCTATAAACAATAAAATCTCAAAGCCTTTTTATTTTGATTATTCTGATGGATGGGAAGGGATTTTTAGAGAATTATTTCACATAATATTGATTAGTATTATTTTTGTGATAGGTATATGGGTTGCACCTATATTTGCATTGGAGTATGAAACGGGAGCAGATTCTATTATTTTATCCACAAGGTATGGAAAGAATAAGTTAATTATAGCAAAGATTTTAGCTGTATTTTTGTGTACAACCTTTGTTTACTTTGGATTAGTATTAATATTTACGGTATGTATGTTGTGGATTTATGGAATACATGGATGGAATGCTTCACTTCAAGTTATATTTATTAAATCAGTTTATCCTTTTTCAGTATTAGAGGGTTATTTACTAGGGGTTGCCTTAGGATACTTGGTTGCTTTAGCATTTTCTTCGTTTATTATGGTATTATCATCAAAGATTAAAACATCATCTATTATGGTAATTAGTGGATTATTGATTTTTATACCAATATTTTTTCAAAGAAATAAAGAAAATTTAGTATTGAATAGATTTACGAACTTGTTTCCAGGAAATGCAGTTAATGCTTTTAGAAACTTTTCTTCATGTGATACATATGCTTTTAAAAATCTAGTTTTACTAGCACCCCAATTAACCGCAATACTTTCTGTTATAGGAATTTGTATATTTGTACCTATTGCGTTTTATAATTTTAGAAATCATGAGGTAGTTTGAAAAACTTTACACATTTTATGCACTTCAGTTGTTATACATTATGGGAGGTGATTATGTGGCACAACAACCAATAAGAGATATTAAAAATGGAGATGCGGATTTAGCTGAAAGCATTGTTAGGGAAAATTATAAGGATATTTATAAATATTGTTATTGGAAAGTAGGAAGTAGTGAAAAGGCAGAAGACATTACCCAAGAAGTTTTCTTAAAATTTATTAAAAATATTGGTTGTTATTCGGAACGCGGGAAGCCGAGAGCCTACTTGTATACCATTGCTAAGAATTTGTGCATTAATGAGTATAAAAAATGTAATAGAGAGGTTTTGAATTCTGATGAAATAATTATTAACTCAATAACAGGGGATATTTTTGAAAATATTATTGATAAGATTACTTTGCAAAAACTTATAGGGGAACTTTCAAAAGAACAACAAGAAGTTATATTATTAAGGTTTGGACAAGGATTAAAACTTGGAGAAATTGCAATTATAACTGATACCACAAGATTTACTGTACAATATAGAATAAAAAAATCATTAGCAATTTTAAAGAAAAAATTAAAAGAAGGAGGTATTGACTATGAAAAAAGACCTACAGGAGAGTATTAAATCATTATATGATTCTGTGCCATCTTGTTCAAAAGAAGATGGTCTTGAAGAAACAATTTTAAAAGTACGTCAGTTGGTGGTACAACATCAGCAGACTAGAACATCCTTCCCACAATTCTTTTTGGCTCAATTTAGTTTAATTAGAAAAAAGGTTTGGATAATTCAAATGTTAATTGTTTTATTGTGCAGTATAAGATTAGTTTGCTTTTCAGATGGAATTGATACATTAGTCATGATTTCTTCTACAGCACCATTATTAATACTTGCAGGAATACAGGAAGTAACTAGATCCTATAAATATAAAACTCTTGAAATTGAATTATCAACAATATATTCATTTAAACAACTTATTCTTACTCGTATTACAATTTTAGGATTAGTAGATATTTTTATTTTAACTATTGTGTTAATTTTATCAGGAATAAATCTTAATCTAAATTTAATTGTATTGATATTATATATATTTGTACCATTTTTAGTTACGTGTTTCACTTCACTATTTATCTTAAATTATTTTAAAAATACAGATTGTAATTATATGTGTACAGTAATGGGAATAGCTACGGTAGCTTTAATTACAGTTACAGCAGCGTTTTGGCCTAATTTATATAAACCTTCAGCTTATTTATTGTGGGGAGTTTTATTCATAGTCGCATTTATTGGAGTTATTGCAGAGGTGTATAAATTGGTGAAAAATTGTAGCGAAAATTCAGGGTCTATATATACAAATTAGGGGGAGAGGTTATGGAACTTACTTTTAATAAATTAACAA
This Clostridium novyi NT DNA region includes the following protein-coding sequences:
- a CDS encoding helicase-related protein, with amino-acid sequence MAEIPEIIDNRKYKLKDVINQIIKYSVKARIAAGYFYLNGFELVKENIGENCTLDIIIGTETDELTAATIEEGYAKKSINPLSDYIAHSMEKSFHNINEEQEERIYDLSEMIKAGRVNFKIYTKEKFHSKAYIFDVEYNDGDVKDSYAIIGSSNFTKRGFGAETCAGSNTELNAVLRQHSAINEVKKWYEDIWNESEDFNMELLDIIERNLKVEKLTYSPMDIILKTLYNLYKDDNTFEEVKNLNLHELTEFQAFAVKRAIRILNKYNGVIIADSVGLGKTYVAKGLLKYFENIENDTLIICPASLKNMWTTESKNLSIGVNVISQESIGVNGIDFRIVNNVQSIIIDEAHNFRNENASRFKELIKGTMGKKIVELTATPINNSIFDLYNIMTLFVKEDEFKEKFGIPRLRDLFNNYPQNKDKVENILSEILIRRSRSFIRKKYGKNNELIINCKKLKFPSRKIENINYSIANVYGSNLYEDISEKLQNLNLPVITDEKLSSKQIALMIGLIRKMFLKRLESSIEAFRESIKKQIKYCDILIDSINQGYLVSKKYIMSDSVEDFYQIDEFNKIELSQYDGDVEKLISNIKSDYYDFKYILEKIENINEKKDAKLQMLINKLQWDLKGKKVIIFTEFKDTAKYIYNYIKNNINVEVAELDSSNKMSKIKIVNRFAPKANNYELAINEKEIDVLVSTDVLAEGQNLQDCNIIINYDLSWNPVKIIQREGRIDRITTEFDKIFIYNFMPEDKLENLLNLVDKINIKIKYINETVGNESKILTSTELTNDKIFNDEEDTETLRKLKNKENKSEIINDIENKQDNILPSEEEMQEDYKNYLFNNTDNIKKVNQMGDGIYSIKTSTENKGIYMYYKVGKENYLLFYDILTDEFITNKAKIYSIISSGNFLEFKPIRKKIPIDVEGILEKGRKIVCEKVQDIIQSQIAPTEIGKVQREVAERIENMFLKAKYRSRITSEQRLIRKKIRKPLHKGTIMKLKSLKIEQFNDDELMDRLDEILSYIDLDQEDKKLSSRDEEVKLVCYEILL
- a CDS encoding ABC transporter permease produces the protein MGTLIKYELRKIFKTRSTKVSLIVILLLMACSVVSNIKHRLYVDEMGNEIHGLKAIELKREQVTKHAGYLSEDKLTNIFNDYQKINKDSKSYKPNSKWLKDEVFGKYIMNKDEILDLIRQDFSYADKYNYDIDSLSNKDIKSFYKRRDTKIKEILNKKYSHGSYSESEKKYVCAINNKISKPFYFDYSDGWEGIFRELFHIILISIIFVIGIWVAPIFALEYETGADSIILSTRYGKNKLIIAKILAVFLCTTFVYFGLVLIFTVCMLWIYGIHGWNASLQVIFIKSVYPFSVLEGYLLGVALGYLVALAFSSFIMVLSSKIKTSSIMVISGLLIFIPIFFQRNKENLVLNRFTNLFPGNAVNAFRNFSSCDTYAFKNLVLLAPQLTAILSVIGICIFVPIAFYNFRNHEVV
- a CDS encoding RNA polymerase sigma factor, which produces MAQQPIRDIKNGDADLAESIVRENYKDIYKYCYWKVGSSEKAEDITQEVFLKFIKNIGCYSERGKPRAYLYTIAKNLCINEYKKCNREVLNSDEIIINSITGDIFENIIDKITLQKLIGELSKEQQEVILLRFGQGLKLGEIAIITDTTRFTVQYRIKKSLAILKKKLKEGGIDYEKRPTGEY
- a CDS encoding ATP-binding cassette domain-containing protein, with amino-acid sequence MGLKLENVTKSYGNNVILDNINLELENGIYGLLGANGVGKTTLFKVISGFLTDYKGKVVYPKLNDKNETLLGFLPQSFTGYPEMAVQEFLKYIGGIKANASKNIINKEIDEKLELFGLTDFKNKKLKTLSGGQLRRVGLAQAFLLNPKIVMLDEPTTGLDPTERIRFKNYISEFGREQTILVSTHIVSDLEFIAKEIFILKDGNFVMKGNEKQLVERCNNLVWEASFKNEMELHNRLKDYTISMIYDDGGITKARVVSEKPPVPNAINVVPTLNDIYLFNFKKEAQANAK